CAATGCCGATTGCTTTGTGCTGGACGAGCAGTTGCCTTATGTAAGCGGTCACATTATCTGCATTATGCTTAAAAGCAAACCCGAAACACGCCATGTACCCGTGGTTCTTATTTCGGCCTCGCCGGGGTTGCAAGGCCATGCAGATCTATCGCAGGCTGATGCGTTTCTGAGTAAGCCTTTCCACCATATTAGCGATCTGCCTAATACCATCCACTCCCTGCTTGACAAGCGAATCAAAACGCTGGCTTAATTAGCCTAACTGATACTCTTCCAGCTTGCGGTAAAGCGTAGTAAGACCTATATTCATTAAACGGGCTGCTTCTGTTTTGTTGCCTTTGGTGTGGGCCAGTATCTTGCGGATGTGATTCTTTTCAACCTCGGCCATTTCAAAAACCGGAGTACCATCGTCCTGCGCCTCATAAAAATCAAGTGGCAGCAGATCGGCTTTAAGCGTATTACCATCGGCAACAATTACGGCACGCTCTATCAGGTTTTTCAACTCGCGGATGTTGCCACGCCAGTTATAGCGCTCTAACTGGCGCATCATAGTTGGATCGATGCCATCCATCTTGCGGTTCATCTTGCCGGCATACTCCTGCAGGTAATAGTTAGCCAACAGCGGAATATCCTCTTTACGCTCGTTAAGCGATGGCAGCATGATACGAAAAACCGACAAGCGATAATACAAATCCTGCCTGAAATGGCCTTTCTGTATCTCATCCTGTAAGTTGCGGTTGGTGGCAGCAATAATGCGCACGCTAATTTTGTAAGTTCGGGTATCGCCCAGTTTGATATATTCGCCAGACTCCAGCACACGCAGCAATTTTGCTTGCAGATCAATGCTCATCTCGCCTATCTCATCCAGAAAAAGCGTACCGCCGTCGGCTTCCTCAAAAAGTCCTTTTTTATCCTTTAAGGCATTGGTAAAGGCGCCGGCTTTATAGCCAAATAGCTCGCTCTCTAACAAATCTCGGGCAAAGGCACTGCAGTTTACGGCCACAAAGTTTTTTTGCTTGCGGTTGCTGTTGTAGTGAATGGCCTGGGCAAAAACCTCTTTACCAGTACCTGTTTCACCCAGCAGCAACACCGTTGTATCAGTCACCGCTACCTTTTGAGCCAGATCAATAGCCTCGTGTATAGCTTTAGACTGACCAATAATGCCATCAAAACTATGCTGATCAATAATGCGGTTTTCTATCTGATAAAGGCGATATTGAAGCTCGGCTTTTTCGGTAGCTTTGGCTAGCAGGGGGAGTATTTTATCATTGTCGTCGCCCTTGGTAATGTAATCAAAGGCGCCGTTTTTTATAGCGGCCACACCATCATGAATAGTGCCGTAGGCTGTCAGGCAAATCACCTCGGTATATGGCTTCTTTTCTTTAATCTGCTTCACCAGTTCAACGCCGCTGCCATCTGGCAGTTTTACATCACTAAGCACCACGTGGATGGTTTCCTGTGCCAATAGCTTCAGGCCCTCTTTAGCGCTGGCCGCCTGAAAGGTGCGGTAGCCTTCTAACTCGATGATGCGCGAGAGTAGTGCCGATAGCTTAGTTTCGTCGTCGATGATGAGGATGTTGGGTTTCATATATGAACTAAATAAAGGTATATCAATTTTGTGATGATTGCATCTGCAAATCTGATACCGATTTTCTGTTCTAACCCAAAACAAAAGGGGCAGTGCATGATGGCTCATGCTGCCCCGTTGCGCCCTTGCGGCTGTTATAAACCTAAATATAAAAGATGAGCAAGACCTCTCCTAAATCCTCTCCGAAGGAGAGGACTTAAGAACTCACTATTAATCTCCCTCTCCTTTGGAGAGGGCCGGGGTGAGGTTTTACGCTGTTTGCCTGTAACTGGTACCGCGTACAGCAGCCAGCAGAAAATTGGAATTTACAGATTGATACACATCGGTATCAATATGATCATAGATCACTTGCTGACCGGCATCAAGCACGTAAGTAGCTAAAAGTGATATGTTATTATCAATGCCCGAATAGCGGTTCCAGGCTGGATTTTGCTCTGAGTAAATGCCAAAGGCTTTGCCCAGGGTATTATCAGCATCAATATAAAAACTGAGCGAAAGGCTGTTGGCCCAGGTAATATCTTCAATTTGTTTCGGGGTGGCATCGCTGGTAATGATGAGCAGATTACCGCCCAGCGCCCTGATCTCTTGTTGGAGGTTATTGAGCTGACGCAGGTGCGATACGCCATACTCACCCCACTGCGGCGACCAAAAACTGATAACCAACGGCTTGCTGAGCAGCTTGCGAACAAGCAAATGCCCATAGCTGGCCGAGCCATTGTAAAAGTGACGCCAGTTATTAAAAGCTTTATCTAAACCAAAGTTGCGCACCACGGCACCAGTTTTAAGTGGTTGCAGCGGCCGACGTTTATTGAAAGGCAATTCAAGTTCGTTAACAATTTCTATCAGTTCAAAATTTGGGAAATGGGCATATGTTGACATGGTATAAAATACTAAAGCATTAAAAATTAAATGAATAAAACAGGAAAACCGGGTGGTGGAACGTATTGGGTCAACAACAATACGCCATTGAACTGATAGGATGCAAAACAGCTATGTGCTGAAAGCGTGGGGCGGCATTGTGCTGAAGTGGTTTCATTTTGCTATCTATATTTATATACTTCCTTTTCGTTTTATCCATGAAACACCGGGGCCGCCCGCAGGTAAACCGGTAATCACTCTGCTTATCTTTCCCCACCTTTCGGCAGAGCAGGAATTAGCACCTTTTACCTTACGGTACAGGTTGCTAAGACATCAAAGGGCCTTTCCCTCAGTCTTTCTGGATAAGTTTGAAAAAGAACATTTTTAACTAACTGATACAAACATAAATCTTTTAAACTACTAAACCAATAGACTTTATAGTATATATTCACAAACAGCTGAATATCAATATTTAATTTTTAAATAAACATTAAATAGGCTATTTAACTTAACTGAGGAAGAGATAAATTGCCAGCCGTGGTTGCCTTATTATACATATCCTTGGCCGTTTGCTTTACGCGCGATTTGAGGTGAGCGTCTTTTCTATTAATCGTATTGAGTGCAGACCTATCATTTTTAAATAGCTGTTTAGCTACCTGGTTATCGTGCCAGTCGCCAATGGTTATTTGAAGGCGGTCAACGTACTCTTTATTAAAGCCAATATTGAGTGAAGGGCCAACCAGGCGCTGATTATAAAGCAACACCTTGAGCTGTTTACGACAATTGTGTAAACGATTGTCAAAACAAATACGGCCTAGGCTCTTATCAATCTTCTTCAATTTATTGGCATAAAACAAGCTGACGTGCACTTTGCCAATAGGCTTAATTTCCTTGTGGATCTTTTTTTTGATGCGGCTTAATTTGTGTAGCCGCCGGGTAGCCAGCGGCCTGAATTTAGCCAGAGCCTTGTCGCGTTGTTTTAGCTGCTCGTCCAACAATCCGGCTTTGATGAGTTGTTTGCGGGCCATAACCAGGTGCAGATCTACAGCACGAATCTCCCCTGCCCTTTTGAACAGTTTTTTTACGGGTTTTAGCTGATACTGCAAATCGAGTTTTTTTTGCGCACTTTCGGCCAAAATCATAAAAGCCCTAATTTTCTTTACCTGCACCCTGAAACGATGCAGATCCTCCATCTCTCCGCTTTGCAAATAAGCTTCCAGGTTGCGTCGCATTTTTCGCCACAACTTATCAAAATAGGTTATTTCGGCCTGTCGTTTCATCGTTGCTGTTTATAAAACACAGTCAATAGCCTTGGCCATCTCCCGGTCTTTATCAGTAACGATATCACCGGCATCATGCGTATTCAGCCAAATCTCAACCTTATTATAGGTATTTGTCCAGGTGGGATGATGGTTTGCCTTTTGCGCAATACTGGCCACACGCATCATAAAAGCAAACGCGGCATCAAAATCCTTGAAAATAAAGGCTTGGTATAGCTTGTTGTTTTCTTCGGTCCACATAATCAATTGGTTTACTGGTACTCCTTTTAAGGATAATACAAATTTAGGGCGAAGGTTTTTATTTTATGCAGATGACGGGCTACTTGTTGCCTTTATTTTTTCAACGAAAGTAATCCACTCATCAATTCTTCATTAAACTCGCCAATAGTAATATCATTCAGCATATCATTAATGCTGTTTCGGATGTCTTTAAACTGGTTATGCAGCGGGCACGGATTAATTTCAGAGCACTGCTTAAGCCCTAACCCACAGCCGCGGAATAGCTTATCGCCATCAATAGCTTCCACTATCTCAATAAGTGGTTGCTTGAGTGCGTCGGCATCAAGATAAAAGCCACCATTAGGCCCTTTTATTGAGCTAATGAGTCCCTTCCGGCTTAGATCCTGTAATATCTTGGCCAGGAAGTGCTCGGGCGAGTCAATGCCTTCGGCTATTTCTTTAATACCCACACGCTGTCCATTAGCGGTTTTATGCGCTACAAAGAACACTGCACGGATAGCATACTCGCAAGTTTTTGAGAACAAAGCCATAAGATGAACCAAAGATAAGAAAATAATAAAAGATATTTTTGTCTTTTATTATTTCTTGTCTACTTTTGTCCTGTCAATCATCAGCGCGCAGATTGTTGTTTCCAAATAAAAGACTAAAAGGTATTATTATATTTTATTGCCATGACCAACGAACAAAAAGCCATTATAACGGCCACCGTACCAGTACTTAGAGAAAACGGAGTTGCACTTACCAAATACTTCTATAACCGTATGTTTACCCATCACCCTGAACTGAAAAACATGTTCAACATGGGTAACCAAAAAAGCGATCGCCAGCAAACCGCGCTTGCCCTGGCCGTGCTTGCTTATGCAGAAAACATTGCCGATCCGAGTGTACTGCTACCCGCAGTAGACCATATTGGGCACAAACACACCAGTCTTGACATTCGTCCGGAGCATTATATTATTGTAGGCACTCAGCTGATTGCTTCTATCCAGGAAGTACTGGGTGATGCCGCAACGCCAGAAATTATTGACGCCTGGACAGTAGCCTATAACCAATTGGCGCAACTGATGATTGGCCACGAGGCCAGCTTATATACCCAGCAAACCAACCGAGACAATGGCTGGACAGGCTGGCGCCCGTTCCTTGTGAAAAAGAAAGTAGCCGAATCTGCAGAGATCACTTCTTTTTACCTCTACCCTGCCGATGGCGGCAAAGTGCCTGCACACCAGCCCGGGCAATACATCAGCTTACGCACTTTTTTACCGGCGCTTAACCTGAAACAGGCGCGCCAGTACAGCATATCAAGTGCACCCAATGCCGATTACTACCGTATATCTGTAAAAAAAGAGCTAGGGCCAGATCTGGACGCCAACGGCCTCATCAGCAATTACCTGCATGATTTTGTAAAAGCAGGTGACACCGTAGATCTTACCGCCCCTGCCGGCAACTTTATTCTAGGCGGCGATGTTGATGCGCCGGTAACCTTTATTAGCGGCGGCGTTGGTTTAACACCATTGGTAAGTATGCTGCATACCCTGGTTGACCGTAAACATGCGCACCCTATTACCTGGCTGCACGGCTGTCGCAATGAATCTGTACACGCATTTAAAGAGCAAATTGCTGCCATTGCCGAGCAGAACCAGCAATTAACACAGCACGTGTTCTACAACCAGCCATCTGAAGCAAATAAGGCGGCGGGTATTTTAGAGGGACATCTGGATATTAAAGAGGTATCGGATCTCGCATTGAACCCTGAAGGCCATTACTTTATTTGCGGTCCATCGGTATTTATACAAAAACAATATCATGACCTGGTAGCTGCAGGCGTTAAAAAAGACCGGATCTATTTTGAAGAATTTGGTCCGAGTGTGTTAAGCCTCAACTAATGTTTATATAAAGAAATTCTCTTGGGTTGAGAAGATCGACGGAGCCCCTTCGTCGATACCCGGCAGTTGAGGGTCAGCTGCCGGCTTTTTTACTTTAAACCGAGGCAAGCAAAAACACAAAAGCCGCATCTACATCTGTAAATGCGGCTTCTTTTAGAATAAAACAGCTTATGCTGCTTGCTGCGCTGCTTGTTGCTGATTAATAAAAGCTACCCAGCTTTTAACCTGTTCGGTCATGACTGTCAGCTTCATTTCATTATCTTGGAATTTTTTAAAAAACAGTAACTGCTCCAGTAAACGGCCACGCTGATCTGTTATCTGTAGTGTTACCTCAAACACAGCTCCATTACGTTTTTCTTCAGAAAGTGCGCAACTATACGCTGGTTTTAATGGCAATACTATCACTGGCTCTTGCAGCGTATCGAGGTAAAGCAACGTTTGTTGTTGCTCATCCCAACCCAGCATCCGGTTGCCAATGGCTTCAATACGACTGATTTTTAATTGATGTTCGGCAGCGGCGCTTTCTAGCGCCTGCTGTAGTAAATTATTTTTCTTGCGGGCGGCACGTTTTGCCACAATTACCGCCGGGATAATAAAACAGAGAAGGAATAATGCCGCTATAACAGCATTTTCAAGCATATGATTCATATATGAATAAAAATTACAGGTGAATGCGGCAATTGCCGCGAATAAGAAAACTTAACTTGATTACCGTTTGCCGAGTTATAAAAACTCGTGGAACGGATAAAGTAAACACCTGTAAAAAGAGGGAATAACACCGGCTGACGCACTTGTTCTGCTATGAAGCACATAATCGTCAACCTGATTGGCAGGTTCAAAACCATTACTTTTAAGCCATGGAATAAACGCCGTGGTTAACCGACCGGCAAATACATGGGTAGTTGGCGTTTCTTCTACCAGTAAACCAGATGAAGATGCCGCTTTAACATACTCCTTGCTGGCTTGCGACCTAACTTGGCCAGCATCCTGCTGCTTGCCGATAGCCGCGGCCGATCCACGCAATGGAAACCAGAGCGCGAAAATCAGTAACGGACCAATAAGCAGACGTGGCAGCTTAAACATTTTGCAAAGATAGCTTTACTGATGCGTTTAATAAAATACTGAACTTTGTAGAATGACGCAGGCTTCAATTTCTTAATGATTAAAATATTTAATCAAATTAAACGTTATAGGCTTAATTTAATATTTAGCGCATGACGAGGAGTTGTTTGGGGATTGGGGTAGCTGCGCTGTTGCTAACAGCAATTACAGGCTGCGGCATGGTGAGGTCAATGGGTAAAGATCCTTCCGGGGCAGAACTTACCAAGCTAGAGGCGTTACCAAATTTTAAAGATGGCTCTTTTGAGAATCTGGCCGAACGGTCTGACTCAACAATTAGACATAATCTGATATTTCATCATCGCCCTAAAACTATCAGACCCTCACACGAGTTACCTTGGGTTAAAACCGACCTGAACGCGCTGCCAGACCCCGCCCCTACCATTGTTTGGTTTGGCCATTCATCCTTACTCATCAAAACCGGCGAAGGCAATATCCTCATCGATCCTATTTTTAGCAACCATGCCGGACCGGTACCCGGATTAATTACGGCATTTCCAGGCACCAAACATTATCATGCTGCTGATATGCCGCCCATTGATGTGTTGATCATTTCGCATGACCATTATGATCACCTGGATTACCGTACCCTGATCAAACTAAAAGACCGGATTAAAATGGCGGTAGTACCTATGGGGGTAGGATCTGATCTGGTGTACTGGGGCTTTGATCCTAAAAAGATCATCGAACTAAATTGGAGTCAGTCGACTACGTTGCCCGGGGGGCTGCAAATAACGGCCACTCCTGCACAGCATCGCAGCAACCGCTCGTATAGCAAAGAGAATAAAACCCTTTGGGCATCTTACGTAATACAAGCAGGCAAATACAAGTTGTTTTACAGTGGCGATAGTGGCTACGGACCGCACTTCAAACAAATAGGCCAACAATATGGCCCGTTTGACCTGGCACTGCTGGAATGCGGCCAATACAGTCCTAACTGGCCGTGGACCCACCTGTGGCTCGGACAAACGGCTCAGGCAGCCGTTGATCTGCAAGCTCACTTACTGCAACCAGTCCACTGGGCCAAGTTTGTAGAGGCAGACCATCCGTGGAACGAGCCTATAGAAAAACTGATGCCCGCAGCGGCCAAACTCAACGTACAGGTCAACGTACCGCGCATTGGCGAGCCCTATACTCTGGGCGATCCGCCTAAACAAAAAGTATGGTGGGATTTTGAGTAGATCCGTTAACCGCTCTAGTAGTAAGCTTAGAATTTAACCAGCAGTTTTTCTGAAACCAGTTTACCGTTGTTATAGTACTCAAAAAACCATTCGTCATTTACTTTCAGAACAATGCCGTTAACGGTATCATTGCTGGCTATAAAGTAATTTTCTGAAGAAGTCTTCAGGATGGTTAATACTTTTTTAGGAGTTGTATCAATCAGTTGATATCCGTTAGGAATCGCCTGGGCATACAGTGTTTTGCCCTCCTGGTTAGTTGCTGGTTGCACTACGGGTGTTACCGGAGGCACTGTTGCAGCTGCTGGTTTTACCGTTACTGACGATGGTGTTGGCACAACAGTTGTAGCAGCCGCTGTCTGGTTCACATTTCCGTTTGATCCATTATAAGTATATGAAACCTGATCTAGTGATGAGAATGCATCTCTCAAGGCCAAATTATAACCTGTATTATAATCCTTCTCCCGGCTTGTACCTACTTTACTGGTAAATACAATATTCCCACGGCAATCTTTTAAGGTAAGTGTAAGTTTGGTGGTAAACATATTGCTTTTTTCT
This region of Mucilaginibacter yixingensis genomic DNA includes:
- a CDS encoding Rrf2 family transcriptional regulator, whose product is MALFSKTCEYAIRAVFFVAHKTANGQRVGIKEIAEGIDSPEHFLAKILQDLSRKGLISSIKGPNGGFYLDADALKQPLIEIVEAIDGDKLFRGCGLGLKQCSEINPCPLHNQFKDIRNSINDMLNDITIGEFNEELMSGLLSLKK
- a CDS encoding response regulator; this translates as MEQQHIVIIEDDADLRDVMTHILTAEGYRITALRAIASLEDLLSANADCFVLDEQLPYVSGHIICIMLKSKPETRHVPVVLISASPGLQGHADLSQADAFLSKPFHHISDLPNTIHSLLDKRIKTLA
- the hmpA gene encoding NO-inducible flavohemoprotein; this encodes MAMTNEQKAIITATVPVLRENGVALTKYFYNRMFTHHPELKNMFNMGNQKSDRQQTALALAVLAYAENIADPSVLLPAVDHIGHKHTSLDIRPEHYIIVGTQLIASIQEVLGDAATPEIIDAWTVAYNQLAQLMIGHEASLYTQQTNRDNGWTGWRPFLVKKKVAESAEITSFYLYPADGGKVPAHQPGQYISLRTFLPALNLKQARQYSISSAPNADYYRISVKKELGPDLDANGLISNYLHDFVKAGDTVDLTAPAGNFILGGDVDAPVTFISGGVGLTPLVSMLHTLVDRKHAHPITWLHGCRNESVHAFKEQIAAIAEQNQQLTQHVFYNQPSEANKAAGILEGHLDIKEVSDLALNPEGHYFICGPSVFIQKQYHDLVAAGVKKDRIYFEEFGPSVLSLN
- a CDS encoding 4a-hydroxytetrahydrobiopterin dehydratase, whose protein sequence is MWTEENNKLYQAFIFKDFDAAFAFMMRVASIAQKANHHPTWTNTYNKVEIWLNTHDAGDIVTDKDREMAKAIDCVL
- a CDS encoding MBL fold metallo-hydrolase, encoding MTRSCLGIGVAALLLTAITGCGMVRSMGKDPSGAELTKLEALPNFKDGSFENLAERSDSTIRHNLIFHHRPKTIRPSHELPWVKTDLNALPDPAPTIVWFGHSSLLIKTGEGNILIDPIFSNHAGPVPGLITAFPGTKHYHAADMPPIDVLIISHDHYDHLDYRTLIKLKDRIKMAVVPMGVGSDLVYWGFDPKKIIELNWSQSTTLPGGLQITATPAQHRSNRSYSKENKTLWASYVIQAGKYKLFYSGDSGYGPHFKQIGQQYGPFDLALLECGQYSPNWPWTHLWLGQTAQAAVDLQAHLLQPVHWAKFVEADHPWNEPIEKLMPAAAKLNVQVNVPRIGEPYTLGDPPKQKVWWDFE
- a CDS encoding redoxin domain-containing protein, with the translated sequence MSTYAHFPNFELIEIVNELELPFNKRRPLQPLKTGAVVRNFGLDKAFNNWRHFYNGSASYGHLLVRKLLSKPLVISFWSPQWGEYGVSHLRQLNNLQQEIRALGGNLLIITSDATPKQIEDITWANSLSLSFYIDADNTLGKAFGIYSEQNPAWNRYSGIDNNISLLATYVLDAGQQVIYDHIDTDVYQSVNSNFLLAAVRGTSYRQTA
- a CDS encoding CHAD domain-containing protein, with the translated sequence MKRQAEITYFDKLWRKMRRNLEAYLQSGEMEDLHRFRVQVKKIRAFMILAESAQKKLDLQYQLKPVKKLFKRAGEIRAVDLHLVMARKQLIKAGLLDEQLKQRDKALAKFRPLATRRLHKLSRIKKKIHKEIKPIGKVHVSLFYANKLKKIDKSLGRICFDNRLHNCRKQLKVLLYNQRLVGPSLNIGFNKEYVDRLQITIGDWHDNQVAKQLFKNDRSALNTINRKDAHLKSRVKQTAKDMYNKATTAGNLSLPQLS
- a CDS encoding sigma-54 dependent transcriptional regulator — protein: MKPNILIIDDETKLSALLSRIIELEGYRTFQAASAKEGLKLLAQETIHVVLSDVKLPDGSGVELVKQIKEKKPYTEVICLTAYGTIHDGVAAIKNGAFDYITKGDDNDKILPLLAKATEKAELQYRLYQIENRIIDQHSFDGIIGQSKAIHEAIDLAQKVAVTDTTVLLLGETGTGKEVFAQAIHYNSNRKQKNFVAVNCSAFARDLLESELFGYKAGAFTNALKDKKGLFEEADGGTLFLDEIGEMSIDLQAKLLRVLESGEYIKLGDTRTYKISVRIIAATNRNLQDEIQKGHFRQDLYYRLSVFRIMLPSLNERKEDIPLLANYYLQEYAGKMNRKMDGIDPTMMRQLERYNWRGNIRELKNLIERAVIVADGNTLKADLLPLDFYEAQDDGTPVFEMAEVEKNHIRKILAHTKGNKTEAARLMNIGLTTLYRKLEEYQLG